The following is a genomic window from Arcobacter sp. F2176.
ATACAAATGATGGCTTATATATTAAATGTATTAAAGTAGAAAATGATAAAGTTATTCTAAAATCAAACAACCAAACTTTTGATGATATAACATTACATATAGATGATGTTGATATTGTTGGTAGAGTTTGTGGTGTGTTAATAAAGGTGTAGTATGTCAAATAAAGGTCTTTATGAAAAACTGTGTGATGATATTAAATTCTCAATAAAGGATGAGTTTAATAATTATGACTCAGATATTGATGAAACAAAACACTTTAAAAACGTTATGTTTGATTATATAAACTGGAGGAAAAGATTTATTAAATTAAAATCAAGAAGAGTAGTTTATTCATATGAAATAAAACAAAACCCTCATTATAGGATATATAAAAAAGGCATTGAGAAAATTGCATATAAAATAAAGCAAGGAGAGGATATTACTTCGTTCTTATCTACTAAAGTTGTACATGCACCATATAAAGAAAATTCTAAAAGCTCCTCTCCTGATAAAGATAACTTCTTAAATGCATTTGATATACATCATCTACACATGGGAAGTACATACAAAGATAAAGATATAAAAGGTGTTAAGTTTGCAGAACGTAGTAATGGTATGCTTCTATTTATATTGGTTAAACATGATGTTGTTTACTTTATAGATATAGAAGGTCATAACTTTGGTAATTTAAAGCTCTTTAGAATTATAAAGAAAAATTGGGAACATTTAGTAAAACCATACAAAATGAGTTATTCAATTAATGATATGGCAATAAAAAATCTTTCAGATGAAGATATAGAGGCTTTATTACAAGCTGGAGTAAACCCTACAGTTCCAATTGATAATGAAGTTTACGGCTTTAGTCATATTATAACAAGTGGACATAGTATGAATATTCATAGAGAAATAGATACATTCGCTTTACATTTAAATAAAGTATGTACGGTCTTGCTACTTGATGAACATTTAAGACAGCAGTTAAATAACCCTGATTATAAGATGGTAGTTAGTAACGGTTTATTATATTTAGTTGATAATGACTCAAAGTGTACGATATGGATAGACCATAAGCTAGAAGAAAAAGAGATATTAAATGAGTATTGTTATAAAAAAGCTCATTTGTTTGATTTTAACTTTTAAACGTTTGCTTTTAAAATGTTAGTAAAATTCAGTACATAAAAACCCATTATATAGTGTACTAACATTTCATAGGCAAATAATTAACATTTCAAAAGCCGTTTTACATACACATTTAAGAAGTATAAAATAGTTTTTATTAGTTAAACTTCCAATTAACTTAATGTATATTAAAATAAAGCATATTTATCCTTTTAAAAAGGAAATAAATATAGTAATTAATGATATGAAGACCCATATATATTGACATTGCATAAGAAAAAAGTTATAATGCGCGTCCATGAAAAATGGTTAGAGTGTGTTTATCGCACATTTAACGAGTTCTTTAAAGGAAAAAAATGGAAAAAATAAGATTAAAGCTTAAGGCTTACGATCACAGAGTTTTAGACAGAAGTGTTGCTTCAATTGTTGAAGCTGTTAAGAGAACTGGTGCTGAGTTGAGAGGTCCTATACCTTTACCAACTAAAATCAGAAGATATACAGTAATCAAAGGTCCTCACGTAAATAAAGATTCAAGAGAACAATTCGAAATCAGAGTTCATTCAAGAATGATTGATATCGTATCTGCAACTCCTGATACAGTAGATTCATTAATGAAACTTGACTTAGCTCCTGAAGTTGATGTTGAAGTTAGATCTATGGGTCAAGAATAAGAAAGGGTAACAAATGGAATTTATCGTAGAAAAAATTGGTATGAGTAGAACTGTTTCAGTTCCTGCTGTTCCTGTTACACTTTTAAAAGTTCTTGATACAAAAGTATGTGAAGTAACTGATGGTGTAGCAATTGTATCATATAGTAATGGTAAGAAATTTAACAAGACTATAGAAGGGCAACAAAAAAAATACAACTTATCTAAAGAATTCAATAGATTTGCAACTATGGAAGTAGCAAATACTGAAGCTGGAGATTTAGATGTATCTGGATTAGCAGAAGCTAAAATTTTAAAAACTACTTTTAAAACTAAAGGTAGAGGTTTCTCTGGTGCAGTTAAAAGATGGAACTTTGCTGGTGGTAGAGCATCACATGGTCATAGAATGGGAAAAAGAACTGGTTCAATCGGTAATGCTGAGTGGCCAGGTAGAGTTCAACCAGGTAAAAAAATGCCAGGACAATACGGAAATACAAATGTAAGTGTTAAAAATGAAATTTTCTCTTTTGATGCTGAGACAGGTATTTTAGCTGTTAAAGGTTCAGTATCTGGACCAAATGGTGGATTAGGAAAAGTAAGGATTGCTAAATGAGTAATGCAGTAGTAGTAAAAACAAGTGAATTACCTGAAACATTTAAAGATGTTAATTCACATAACTTATACTTATATGTAAAATCATACCTAGCAGCTCAAAGAGCAAACACAGCTAGAGTAAAAAACAGAACTGAAGTTAGAGGTGGTGGTAAAAAACCTAAAGCTCAAAAAGGTTCTGGTGGTGCAAGATGGGGTTCTAAAAGATCACCATTATTTGTTGGAGGTGGACAAGTATTTGGACCATCTGCTAGAAATTACAATCAAAAAATTAACAAAAAACAAAAAGTTTTAGCATTAAGATTTGCTATTAATACTCATGTTGAAAAAGAGTCTTTATTTGTAGTTGATTCTGTTAAATTAGAATCAGGTAAAACTAAAGATGCGGTTGCAGTTATAAATGAATTAAAACAAAGAGATACTTTAATCATCGTTGATACAATTGATGAGAAAACTTACTTAGCGTATAGAAACATTAAGAACTGTTATATGATTGAAAAACAAGAAGTAAATGCTTATATTGCAGCTGCTTATCACTCAATCTTAGTTGAGAAGTCAGTTCTTGAAGCATTAAAAGAGGCATAAGATGGCAGATATTACAGATATTAAAGCAATATTATACACAGAAAAAACTATTGAGTTACAAGAAAGTGGTGTAATCGTTGTTCAGACTAGTCCTAGAATGACTAAAAGCGGATTAAAAGATGTTTTTAAAGAATATTTTGGAGTTACACCTTCAAAAGTTAATTCATTAAAACAAAGTGGTAAAGTTAAAAGATTTAGAGGGAAAATCGGTAAAAGAGCTGATTTCAAAAAATTCTATGTAACATTACCTGAGGGCGCTGAAATAGCGAACCTTTCAGCATAAGGGGATAGTATGGCAATTAAAAAATTTAGACCAATAACTCCTGCTAGAAGATTTATGTCAGTTATGGATACTTCTGATATTACTTCAAAACCAACAGTTAGATCTTTACTTACAAGAGTAAAAGCTACAGCTGGTAGAAATAGTAACGGAAGAATCACTTCAAGACATAGAGAAGCAGGTGCTAAAAAACTTTACAGAATTATCGATTTCAAAAGAGATAAATTTGGTGTAGAGGGTACTG
Proteins encoded in this region:
- a CDS encoding 50S ribosomal protein L23, which translates into the protein MADITDIKAILYTEKTIELQESGVIVVQTSPRMTKSGLKDVFKEYFGVTPSKVNSLKQSGKVKRFRGKIGKRADFKKFYVTLPEGAEIANLSA
- the rplD gene encoding 50S ribosomal protein L4; the encoded protein is MSNAVVVKTSELPETFKDVNSHNLYLYVKSYLAAQRANTARVKNRTEVRGGGKKPKAQKGSGGARWGSKRSPLFVGGGQVFGPSARNYNQKINKKQKVLALRFAINTHVEKESLFVVDSVKLESGKTKDAVAVINELKQRDTLIIVDTIDEKTYLAYRNIKNCYMIEKQEVNAYIAAAYHSILVEKSVLEALKEA
- the rpsJ gene encoding 30S ribosomal protein S10; translation: MEKIRLKLKAYDHRVLDRSVASIVEAVKRTGAELRGPIPLPTKIRRYTVIKGPHVNKDSREQFEIRVHSRMIDIVSATPDTVDSLMKLDLAPEVDVEVRSMGQE
- the rplC gene encoding 50S ribosomal protein L3; this translates as MEFIVEKIGMSRTVSVPAVPVTLLKVLDTKVCEVTDGVAIVSYSNGKKFNKTIEGQQKKYNLSKEFNRFATMEVANTEAGDLDVSGLAEAKILKTTFKTKGRGFSGAVKRWNFAGGRASHGHRMGKRTGSIGNAEWPGRVQPGKKMPGQYGNTNVSVKNEIFSFDAETGILAVKGSVSGPNGGLGKVRIAK